From a region of the Oryza sativa Japonica Group chromosome 6, ASM3414082v1 genome:
- the LOC4340656 gene encoding MACPF domain-containing protein At1g14780, translated as MPRSMEEMEIAGGGMAAAAVQRAVRCLGRGVDMAGDLRLKHCKDEGGCLVARSGEKAAAVAVPGVGVVAGVPADVKFGKGDRIRFKSDVLEFNKMSDLFNHRSSLPGKIPSGLFNSCFDFGSDSWASDAGDTRCLAFDGYFISLLDLRLDCRPLALAGHVVADVPAAWDPSAIASFIEKYGTHIIVGLSMGGQDVVYVKQDKSSPLSPSVIKEHLDKLGDQLFTGTCTLPPSHCKSRDHKFKVPEAFNVFDAQMTRQRIEGMTAPMSCKEGVTVIYSKRGGDTAASNHSEWLPTVPLMPDAINFKLVPITSLLKGVAGVGFLSHAINLYLRYKPPVAELRYFLDFQHHRLWAPVLSDLPLGLCSNRQGTNPALHFSLVGSKLHVNSSQVIVPKLPITGMRLHLEGKKNNRLGIHLQHLSTTPTFIAGGWSGRPPAWRGSEAIADERYYEPVQRRMFAHVCTVPVKHDPRWLAAGDGGGGRPAAYVVSGAQLHVKAHESTSVLHLRLLYTELPGHSVVQSRWAHGGGGGGAARMSGVKGSFLSMSFASMAAAAAEKEQQKQAAARLNVDSGVFAGGPPAPVGAQRLLKFVETSQVTMGPQDCPGYWLVTGAKLDVDKGRISLHVKFSLLAPVS; from the exons gtgccgggcgtcggcgtcgtcgccggcgtgccGGCCGACGTGAAGTTCGGCAAGGGCGACCGCATCAGGTTCAAGTCCGACGTGCTCGAGTTCAACAAG ATGTCGGATCTGTTCAACCACCGGAGCTCGCTGCCGGGGAAGATCCCGTCGGGCCTCTTCAACTCGTGCTTCGACTTCGGCAGCGACTCCTGGGCCAGCGACGCCGGCGACACCAGGTGCTTGGCCTTCGACGGCtacttcatctccctcctcgaccTCCGCCTCGACTGCCGCCCGCTCGCCCTCGCTGgccacgtcgtcgccgacgtGCCGGCGGCGTGGGACCCATCGGCCATTGCAAG TTTCATCGAGAAGTACGGGACGCACATCATCGTCGGATTGAGCATGGGCGGCCAGGATGTGGTGTACGTGAAGCAGGACAAgtcgtcgccgctgtcgccgtccgtGATCAAGGAGCACTTGGACAAGCTTGGCGACCAGCTCTTCACTGGCACATGCACTCTTCCCCCTTCACACTGCAAGTCCAGAGACCACAAGTTcaag GTCCCTGAGGCATTCAATGTGTTTGATGCCCAAATGACACGGCAGAGGATTGAAGGAATGACTGCTCCAATGTCATGCAAAGAG GGTGTGACAGTGATCTACTCCAAGAGGGGAGGAGACACGGCGGCGAGCAACCACTCGGAGTGGCTGCCGACGGTGCCGTTAATGCCGGACGCCATCAACTTCAAGCTCGTGCCCATCACATCCCTTCTCAAGGGAGTAGCTGGCGTGGGCTTCCTTTCTCATGCCATAAACCTCTATTTGAGAT ACAAACCTCCAGTAGCAGAGTTGAGGTACTTCCTGGACTTCCAGCACCACAGATTGTGGGCCCCGGTGCTCAGTGACCTACCCCTCGGACTGTGCTCCAACCGGCAAGGCACTAACCCTGCTCTACACTTCAGCCTTGTAGGCTCCAAGCTCCATGTCAACTCAAGCCAG GTGATTGTTCCAAAACTGCCAATCACTGGGATGAGATTGCACCTTGAAGGCAAGAAGAACAACCG GTTAGGCATCCACCTGCAGCACCTGTCAACGACGCCGACGTTCATCGCCGGAGGTTGGTcaggccggccgccggcgtggcGAGGGTCGGAGGCGATCGCCGACGAGCGGTACTACGAGCCGGTCCAGCGGCGGATGTTCGCCCACGTCTGCACCGTGCCGGTGAAGCACGACCCGCggtggctcgccgccggcgacggcggcggcggccggccggcggcgtaCGTCGTGTCCGGCGCGCAGCTGCACGTCAAGGCGCACGAGTCCACCAGCGtcctccacctcaggctcctctACACCGAGCTGCCGGGGCACAGCGTGGTGCAGTCGAgatgggcgcacggcggcggcggcggcggcgcggcgaggatgTCCGGCGTCAAGGGGAGCTTCCTGTCGATGTCATTCgcgtcgatggcggcggcggcggcggagaaagagcagcagaagcaggcggcggcgcggctcaaCGTGGACTCCGGCGTGTTCGCCGgagggccgccggcgccggtgggggCGCAGCGGCTGCTCAAGTTCGTGGAGACGTCGCAGGTGACCATGGGGCCGCAGGACTGTCCCGGCTACTGGCTGGTCACCGGAGCAAAGCTCGACGTCGACAAGGGGAGGATCTCGCTGCACGTCAAGTTCTCCCTGCTTGCTCCGGTTTCTtga
- the LOC4340657 gene encoding BTB/POZ and MATH domain-containing protein 1, translating to METPTNLTNTISAVHLLKINGYSVTRALGCSEYISSRRLAAGGYDWEVLYYPRYYEHGVYWIALRLMFMSKECKHEVKAALKCQLVHEAQIYLPSGSKSVSSKYTGQRDCGPALLLVKQDDLPGSNYFIGDSFVVECTITVLREPQEAVTNVSPNVSNPCCDLQMHLGELLLSEKGADVTFVVAGESFLAHKIILAARSPVFMAEFFGPMKESSSQCVEIKDIEASVFKAMLHFIYTGTSPELDQQHVVSDSEQDITTMTQHLLVAADRYGLDRLKLICQDRLHDDINVETVATTLAFAEQHSCTQLKDRCIEFIISSRANLDAVMATEGYKLVIASCPSVLSTLLRAAVGR from the coding sequence ATGGAGACCCCGACAAATCTCACCAACACAATATCTGCAGTTCACCTGTTAAAAATCAATGGATATTCAGTAACCAGAGCACTTGGTTGTTCAGAGTATATCTCGTCGAGGAGATTGGCTGCAGGTGGATATGATTGGGAAGTTCTTTACTATCCACGCTATTATGAGCATGGTGTGTACTGGATAGCACTTCGACTTATGTTTATGAGCAAGGAATGTAAGCATGAGGTGAAGGCAGCTCTTAAATGTCAGTTAGTACATGAGGCACAAATTTATCTGCCATCCGGAAGTAAAAGTGTATCCTCTAAATATACAGGGCAACGAGATTGCGGGCCAGCGCTCCTGCTTGTAAAACAAGATGATTTGCCAGGATCCAATTATTTCATCGGGGATTCCTTTGTTGTGGAGTGCACCATCACTGTGTTAAGAGAGCCACAGGAAGCTGTGACTAATGTTTCTCCAAATGTTTCCAATCCATGCTGTGACTTGCAAATGCACCTTGGTGAACTCTTGCTGAGTGAAAAGGGGGCAGATGTCACGTTTGTTGTTGCAGGTGAATCTTTCTTGGCACACAAGATCATCCTCGCTGCTAGATCCCCTGTCTTCATGGCTGAGTTCTTTGGACCCATGAAGGAGAGTAGCTCACAGTGTGTGGAGATCAAGGACATAGAGGCATCAGTCTTCAAGGCCATGCTTCATTTCATTTACACTGGTACATCACCGGAGCTTGATCAGCAGCATGTCGTCAGTGACTCGGAGCAGGACATCACAACAATGACACAGCATTTGCTTGTTGCTGCAGACAGGTATGGATTGGACAGGCTCAAACTGATCTGCCAAGATAGGCTCCACGATGACATCAATGTGGAGACTGTTGCGACAACTTTGGCTTTCGCAGAGCAGCATAGCTGTACACAGCTGAAGGACAGGTGCATCGAGTTCATCATCTCTTCTCGTGCAAATCTTGATGCTGTTATGGCAACAGAGGGTTATAAGCTTGTGATAGCAAGCTGCCCGTCGGTTCTAAGTACCCTTCTGAGGGCAGCGGTTGGGAGATAG